In Leptospira saintgironsiae, the following are encoded in one genomic region:
- a CDS encoding Mrp/NBP35 family ATP-binding protein, whose translation MAGKLQPIDIQRELTKIKHPELKKDIVSLGMIGSLEIGEEETSIIVKTPSQDRRVQIGLEAQIRQTLSKKEGVGKVKIKFEVDPKMTLDDSNKILGVKKVIAIGSGKGGVGKSTVTVNLASAAAAMGYKVGVMDADIYGPSIGKMFGVNGKVALKAEEDKIYPLEKDGLKIISFSFLIEEKQPVVWRGPMLGKAVEQFLYDIVWGELDFLFIDLPPGTGDVQLSLAQLIDLDGAILVTTPQTVALLDANRAASMFQQVKVPILGVVENMSEFVCPNCGHSSAIFSKGGGQKLADSADTKFLGGVPLTMDVMSAGEAGKPLVFQEPDGIIAKSYKNILQNLTEEIKKWE comes from the coding sequence ATGGCCGGTAAACTCCAACCAATCGATATCCAAAGAGAACTCACTAAAATCAAACATCCTGAGCTTAAAAAAGACATCGTGTCTCTAGGAATGATCGGTTCTCTTGAAATCGGAGAAGAAGAAACAAGTATCATAGTCAAAACTCCTAGCCAGGACAGAAGAGTACAGATCGGATTAGAAGCACAGATCCGTCAGACACTTTCTAAAAAAGAAGGAGTCGGAAAAGTAAAGATCAAGTTCGAAGTAGATCCTAAAATGACTTTGGATGATTCCAACAAAATTCTTGGAGTCAAAAAGGTAATCGCGATCGGTTCCGGAAAAGGTGGAGTCGGAAAATCCACAGTCACAGTAAATCTTGCATCTGCAGCAGCTGCAATGGGATACAAAGTGGGAGTGATGGATGCTGATATTTACGGACCTTCTATCGGAAAAATGTTCGGAGTAAATGGTAAGGTCGCACTCAAAGCAGAAGAAGATAAAATTTATCCATTAGAGAAAGATGGACTGAAGATCATCTCTTTCTCTTTTTTAATAGAAGAGAAACAACCTGTAGTTTGGCGGGGTCCAATGTTAGGGAAGGCGGTAGAACAGTTTCTGTATGATATCGTCTGGGGAGAACTAGACTTCTTATTTATAGATCTTCCACCGGGAACAGGAGATGTACAATTATCTCTTGCTCAGCTCATAGATTTAGACGGCGCAATTTTGGTAACCACACCGCAAACAGTAGCACTTTTAGATGCAAATAGAGCTGCATCTATGTTCCAACAAGTCAAAGTACCGATACTAGGTGTAGTGGAAAATATGAGTGAATTTGTATGTCCAAATTGTGGACACTCTTCCGCGATTTTTTCCAAAGGCGGAGGTCAAAAATTAGCTGATTCTGCCGATACAAAATTCCTGGGAGGGGTCCCACTTACTATGGATGTAATGAGTGCTGGAGAAGCTGGAAAACCGTTGGTTTTTCAAGAACCAGACGGAATTATCGCAAAATCCTATAAAAACATACTCCAAAACCTGACTGAAGAGATAAAAAAGTGGGAATAA
- a CDS encoding lipoyl domain-containing protein codes for MASKTEDFELITPDLGDTDKIELVRWNFQLGDQIIEGSEVCELVTDKASFPMESPINGILARIDREKGSIIKKGEILGMIRRNVSE; via the coding sequence ATGGCATCAAAAACCGAAGATTTCGAACTAATCACTCCCGACTTGGGAGACACCGACAAAATTGAACTAGTTCGATGGAATTTTCAGTTGGGAGATCAAATCATTGAAGGATCAGAAGTCTGCGAATTAGTCACAGACAAAGCTTCCTTTCCAATGGAATCTCCGATTAACGGAATATTAGCGAGAATCGACAGAGAGAAAGGATCCATCATCAAAAAAGGAGAAATTTTGGGAATGATCCGGAGGAATGTTTCCGAGTGA
- a CDS encoding LIC11612 family fibronectin-binding protein has product MNFLPKFEIKKLGALIVLVGLVILGPSLQTQSSPSERKDSPIGLVVYCPLQSEKETPFDFERTLGLWYKRYKQQKTQEGGGAILLVSAPFLPKTSDEIERLKKSLGAEIIFAGHHSIIPKKENVQPSSKKAKKKKVTKKKKKATAKAEDPKPKISSKKKGKKKAPKVSAKVQPVIPPGILTVKEEGGLNFVFYSPSPQSLQEDEKNQSTWLADFKAQFSKTFESQIFHFLLAQDPSEKPKEDLNPIAEGLSNFKKELSDTLPSIVLLSSPRALRFFNGEYSFGCGATPDSLKISVLELFFRNGRLIRINEEVQTLNSKESNKSWILE; this is encoded by the coding sequence ATGAATTTTCTTCCGAAATTCGAGATCAAAAAACTAGGCGCTCTGATTGTTTTAGTCGGCCTAGTAATCTTAGGACCTTCTTTACAAACCCAATCTTCTCCATCGGAAAGAAAAGATTCTCCGATCGGACTTGTGGTTTATTGTCCTCTACAATCTGAGAAAGAAACTCCATTTGATTTCGAAAGAACCTTGGGCCTTTGGTACAAAAGGTATAAACAACAAAAAACCCAAGAAGGAGGGGGGGCAATTCTACTTGTTTCTGCGCCTTTTCTGCCTAAAACTTCTGATGAAATTGAAAGACTGAAAAAAAGTCTGGGCGCTGAGATCATATTCGCTGGTCATCATTCTATTATTCCTAAAAAAGAAAATGTACAACCTTCTAGCAAAAAAGCTAAAAAGAAGAAGGTTACAAAAAAGAAAAAGAAAGCTACTGCAAAAGCAGAAGATCCTAAACCAAAGATTTCCTCAAAGAAAAAAGGTAAGAAGAAGGCTCCTAAAGTTTCCGCCAAAGTACAGCCAGTGATACCTCCTGGAATTTTAACAGTGAAGGAAGAAGGCGGACTAAATTTTGTATTTTATTCTCCTTCTCCCCAATCATTACAAGAAGATGAAAAAAATCAATCTACTTGGCTTGCAGACTTCAAGGCACAATTCTCTAAAACATTCGAATCTCAGATATTCCACTTTTTGCTCGCACAAGATCCGAGCGAAAAACCAAAAGAAGATCTAAACCCAATTGCAGAAGGATTATCCAATTTCAAAAAAGAACTTTCAGATACTTTACCTTCTATCGTTCTATTATCTTCTCCAAGAGCTTTGCGTTTCTTTAATGGAGAATATAGTTTTGGATGTGGAGCAACACCTGATTCCTTAAAGATCAGCGTTTTAGAGTTATTTTTTAGGAATGGAAGACTGATCCGAATCAACGAAGAAGTCCAAACCTTAAATTCTAAAGAATCCAATAAGTCCTGGATCCTGGAATAA
- the hslV gene encoding ATP-dependent protease subunit HslV, whose translation MQDSINPNKIHATTILCVRKGGKVAIAGDGQVSFGNTVMKNTARKVRKLYSDKIVSGFAGSAADAFTLFELFEKKVQEFGGSLSRSAVELAREWRSDRALRRLEAMLIVADKDESFLVSGTGDVISPDDGILAIGSGGNYALSAARALYNHTNLEPSQIVKEAMNIAADICIYTNHNIIVEEIGQ comes from the coding sequence ATGCAAGACTCGATAAATCCAAATAAAATTCATGCAACCACGATACTCTGCGTTCGCAAAGGCGGCAAAGTAGCGATCGCAGGTGACGGACAGGTTTCTTTCGGAAACACCGTCATGAAAAACACCGCAAGAAAAGTTCGTAAACTTTATTCTGATAAAATTGTATCCGGCTTTGCTGGATCCGCCGCTGACGCTTTCACCCTATTCGAATTATTCGAAAAAAAAGTGCAGGAATTCGGAGGAAGTCTTTCCAGATCCGCGGTCGAACTTGCCAGAGAATGGAGATCCGACAGAGCACTTCGAAGATTAGAAGCAATGCTTATCGTAGCCGATAAGGATGAGTCCTTTTTAGTTTCCGGAACAGGAGATGTAATCTCTCCAGATGACGGAATTTTAGCGATCGGCTCAGGTGGAAATTATGCGCTCTCCGCCGCAAGAGCGCTGTATAATCATACAAACTTGGAACCTTCTCAAATTGTAAAAGAAGCCATGAACATAGCAGCAGATATTTGTATATACACTAATCATAATATAATTGTAGAGGAAATCGGACAATGA
- a CDS encoding UbiA-like polyprenyltransferase yields the protein MASNTLATLGKYGRFIKFSHTLFALPFAGIAFVLAILQEPSLTLLTMGQKLIWILVCMVGARSAAMGFNRWADRKIDAKNPRTANREIPSGQISDFMAVIFIIGSALVFFIGSWFLNPLSFYLSFPTLFLLLTYSYTKRFTFLCHFYLGLTIGLAPLATWIAIREEFSWIAGLWTLGLAFNLAGFDILYALQDREFDKKEGLHSVPAQFGEKDSFIISRISHILSISFLSAAAWYAGFQGAFWVFLIFVAYLLFREQKIASENKDGNFPPSFYQIHSWISLVIFLGILAEKGPSLVSLFSRF from the coding sequence ATGGCTTCCAATACTCTTGCTACTCTAGGCAAATACGGTCGATTTATAAAATTCTCCCATACTTTATTCGCTCTTCCATTTGCAGGGATTGCATTTGTTCTCGCGATCTTACAAGAGCCTAGTCTTACTCTTCTTACCATGGGCCAAAAATTGATTTGGATCTTGGTCTGTATGGTCGGTGCAAGAAGTGCCGCCATGGGATTTAATAGATGGGCAGATCGTAAGATAGACGCTAAAAATCCAAGGACAGCAAATAGAGAGATCCCGAGTGGTCAGATCTCAGATTTTATGGCTGTGATTTTTATCATTGGCTCTGCTCTTGTATTTTTTATAGGGAGTTGGTTCTTAAATCCACTTTCATTTTATCTTTCTTTCCCTACTCTATTTCTTTTATTAACTTATTCTTATACAAAACGTTTTACCTTTTTATGCCATTTTTATCTGGGCTTGACGATTGGTTTAGCGCCTCTTGCGACTTGGATCGCAATCAGAGAAGAATTTTCGTGGATCGCTGGACTTTGGACTTTAGGACTCGCTTTTAATTTGGCCGGATTTGATATTCTGTATGCTTTACAAGATAGAGAATTTGATAAAAAAGAAGGATTACATTCTGTTCCTGCTCAGTTTGGAGAAAAGGATTCTTTTATAATATCAAGAATTTCTCATATTCTTTCTATTTCTTTTCTCTCCGCGGCAGCATGGTATGCAGGTTTTCAAGGAGCCTTCTGGGTATTTTTAATATTCGTAGCTTATTTACTATTTAGAGAACAAAAGATTGCCTCCGAAAATAAAGACGGAAATTTTCCACCTAGTTTCTATCAGATCCATTCTTGGATCTCTCTTGTGATCTTTTTAGGAATTTTGGCAGAAAAGGGCCCTAGTTTAGTTTCTCTATTTTCCAGGTTTTAA
- a CDS encoding UbiX family flavin prenyltransferase → MSEEKPLRLVLAMAGASGSIYAARFLKALMEIPGETWFVPSPASIRVFKEEYEANVQTGEDVLEFVRKKWNPKQVHKFHLRKFEDIGADIASGSNIWEGMVVLPCSMKTVAAIRTGITENLIERAADVTLKERRKLILVPRETPYNRIHLENMLALHDAGAIIAPASPGFYQMPQSLEDLGDFMATRIFRLLGREIDLYPRWNP, encoded by the coding sequence ATGAGCGAGGAAAAACCTTTAAGACTAGTACTTGCAATGGCTGGGGCAAGTGGCTCTATTTATGCGGCCAGATTTTTAAAAGCACTTATGGAAATTCCAGGAGAGACCTGGTTTGTTCCGAGCCCGGCTTCTATCCGAGTGTTTAAAGAAGAATATGAGGCAAATGTTCAAACCGGAGAAGATGTCCTCGAGTTTGTGCGTAAAAAATGGAATCCTAAACAAGTTCATAAATTTCATCTTAGAAAATTCGAAGATATAGGTGCTGATATAGCTTCTGGTTCTAATATTTGGGAAGGGATGGTGGTACTTCCTTGCTCAATGAAAACTGTTGCTGCGATCCGCACAGGGATCACTGAAAATTTGATTGAAAGAGCGGCTGACGTAACCTTAAAAGAAAGAAGAAAATTAATCTTAGTTCCTAGAGAAACTCCTTATAATAGAATTCATTTAGAGAATATGTTAGCACTTCATGATGCAGGTGCGATCATTGCTCCTGCTTCTCCTGGTTTTTACCAAATGCCTCAGAGTTTGGAAGACTTAGGAGATTTTATGGCCACAAGGATTTTCAGGCTTTTAGGAAGAGAGATAGATCTTTATCCTCGCTGGAATCCATAA
- the ychF gene encoding redox-regulated ATPase YchF, whose amino-acid sequence MSLNCGIVGLPNVGKSTIFNALTKAGAEMQNYPFCTIEPNKGIVEVPDVRLDRLVELYKPQKKVPAIMEFVDIAGLVKGASQGEGLGNKFLSHIREVDAICHVVRAFEDENITHVHGKIDPVEDAQVVTMELIFADLESVEKQYQKISRNAKAGNKEAQEATAVLDKIMAVLKEGKPARLADIKPEEQKLVKTFNLITSKPVLYVANITDKAAIAKENPIVESVKKMAQAEGAEVVTLCGKFEEEISGLSKEEQLEFLSEIGETSSGLDRMIQAAYKLLGLVTFFTAGEVEARAWTTGVGSTGPIAASVIHSDFEKGFVRAEVMKFEDLDRTASPNKVKEEGKLRIEGKEYIVQDGDVIFFRVNA is encoded by the coding sequence ATGAGCTTGAATTGCGGAATCGTAGGACTTCCAAACGTAGGAAAATCAACCATATTTAACGCATTGACCAAGGCCGGTGCAGAAATGCAAAACTATCCGTTTTGTACAATCGAACCGAACAAAGGAATCGTAGAAGTTCCAGATGTAAGACTGGACAGGCTCGTAGAACTTTATAAACCCCAAAAAAAAGTCCCTGCAATCATGGAATTCGTAGATATCGCAGGACTTGTTAAAGGTGCAAGCCAGGGGGAAGGCCTTGGAAATAAATTTCTTTCTCATATCCGTGAAGTTGACGCGATCTGCCATGTGGTCCGCGCATTCGAAGACGAGAATATCACACATGTTCACGGCAAAATTGATCCAGTAGAAGATGCACAAGTAGTTACAATGGAACTTATTTTTGCAGATTTGGAATCGGTAGAAAAACAGTACCAAAAAATTTCCAGAAATGCAAAAGCAGGAAATAAAGAAGCACAAGAAGCTACAGCAGTTTTAGATAAGATCATGGCGGTTTTGAAAGAAGGAAAACCGGCAAGACTCGCAGATATCAAACCGGAAGAACAAAAACTAGTTAAAACATTCAACTTAATCACTTCTAAACCTGTTCTATACGTTGCGAATATCACAGATAAAGCAGCGATCGCTAAAGAAAATCCGATCGTTGAATCCGTAAAAAAAATGGCCCAAGCAGAAGGAGCGGAAGTAGTTACTCTCTGCGGAAAATTCGAGGAAGAAATTTCAGGTCTAAGCAAAGAAGAACAATTAGAATTCTTAAGTGAGATCGGAGAGACAAGTAGCGGACTTGACAGAATGATCCAAGCTGCTTATAAACTTCTGGGACTTGTAACATTCTTCACAGCTGGAGAGGTTGAAGCGAGAGCCTGGACAACAGGTGTAGGAAGCACTGGACCAATCGCTGCATCCGTAATCCATTCAGACTTCGAAAAAGGATTTGTTCGCGCAGAAGTAATGAAGTTCGAAGACCTGGACAGAACTGCAAGTCCGAACAAAGTAAAAGAAGAAGGTAAACTAAGAATAGAAGGAAAAGAATATATCGTCCAAGACGGAGATGTTATTTTCTTTAGAGTAAACGCTTAA
- a CDS encoding helix-turn-helix domain-containing protein, with translation MKQSSYRIRNSFLSNIIFRFLILFFLGASATGANLSAAPILPSADVIRLSPSSPVENISSKMEYRYRGYQFRHCKPETISSLHQLEWHHNTGNVLRLKRSQSGNWLRFRLANDGKEQLHRTLALLWLNVPDAELCSVDSKGNFEAGFAGYDLDPIWNDFISPLPHFNIRLEPKEERTFYLYVLSNEDINYPVRLLSEDDYMVIVRLRSVLFLSVGFVLFLAFGYNLYLYFKSRKILFLTLPLHLTAVAATLYFLHGKEFASIVGNENNLFRHNYFLFLGITHIVFFFYLAAWNKENSGVVYRSPFFWLVCIAGILYPLIPLYQFWYDHRILVLVLNYGCMLFYFGKTHISSIRNNTVYEMFFISVWGIFLLLDLYKTIFHFDFYPYNRMAVFGVLYYLPPLTVFVSLLSREILRRKEEEGSNRKTHLSSLDIKDFVAKIESLLEKEKIYLTKSLKEEHMAKELGITIHQLSELINTEFKTNFPSLINQYRVEEAKVLLNEFPDENTTEIGAKAGFSSRSAFYLEFKKLTGTNPNSYRKESSGKRV, from the coding sequence ATGAAACAATCCAGTTATAGGATCCGAAATTCCTTCCTTTCAAATATCATTTTTCGATTTCTGATTCTATTCTTTTTGGGTGCTAGTGCTACTGGAGCAAATTTAAGTGCAGCACCGATTCTTCCCTCTGCAGATGTAATTCGACTGAGCCCTTCTTCTCCTGTAGAAAATATCAGTTCAAAAATGGAATACAGATACAGAGGATACCAGTTTCGACATTGCAAACCGGAAACAATTTCCTCTCTCCATCAGTTGGAATGGCATCATAATACTGGGAATGTTTTACGTTTAAAAAGAAGCCAGTCCGGAAATTGGCTGAGATTCAGGCTCGCAAACGATGGAAAAGAACAACTTCATAGGACCCTGGCTCTACTTTGGTTAAATGTTCCTGACGCGGAACTTTGTTCAGTAGATTCCAAGGGAAATTTTGAGGCAGGATTTGCAGGTTACGACTTGGATCCTATCTGGAACGATTTCATTTCTCCACTTCCCCATTTTAATATACGTTTGGAGCCAAAGGAAGAACGGACCTTCTACCTTTACGTACTCTCGAATGAGGACATCAATTATCCAGTTCGATTATTATCAGAAGATGATTATATGGTAATCGTAAGGCTAAGATCAGTCCTATTTTTAAGTGTAGGATTCGTGTTGTTTTTGGCGTTTGGTTATAATTTATATCTGTATTTTAAATCCCGAAAAATCCTGTTTTTGACCCTGCCTCTGCACTTAACCGCGGTAGCAGCCACACTTTATTTTCTGCATGGAAAAGAATTCGCATCCATCGTAGGAAATGAGAACAACCTATTTCGTCATAATTACTTCCTATTTTTGGGAATCACTCATATAGTCTTCTTCTTCTATTTGGCTGCATGGAATAAGGAAAATTCAGGTGTGGTCTATAGATCTCCATTCTTCTGGTTAGTATGTATTGCGGGGATCTTATATCCTCTCATTCCACTCTACCAATTCTGGTATGACCATCGGATTTTGGTTTTAGTACTGAATTATGGATGTATGTTATTCTATTTTGGAAAGACCCATATTTCTTCCATCCGGAATAATACCGTCTACGAAATGTTCTTTATCTCCGTTTGGGGGATCTTCCTTCTTCTGGATCTGTACAAGACAATTTTCCATTTCGACTTCTATCCTTATAATAGAATGGCAGTGTTTGGAGTATTGTATTACTTACCTCCTTTGACTGTGTTCGTATCATTATTATCAAGAGAGATATTAAGAAGAAAAGAAGAAGAAGGTTCCAATCGTAAAACCCATCTTTCTTCCTTGGATATAAAAGACTTTGTAGCTAAAATTGAATCCTTATTAGAGAAAGAAAAAATTTATCTGACCAAGTCTTTAAAAGAAGAACATATGGCTAAAGAACTTGGGATCACGATCCATCAGCTTTCTGAGTTGATCAATACTGAGTTCAAGACCAATTTCCCATCTCTAATCAATCAGTATAGAGTAGAAGAAGCTAAAGTATTATTGAATGAGTTCCCGGACGAGAACACTACAGAGATAGGTGCAAAGGCAGGATTTAGTTCCAGATCAGCATTCTATCTGGAATTCAAAAAATTAACTGGAACTAATCCTAACTCTTATCGTAAAGAAAGTAGCGGCAAACGTGTTTAA
- a CDS encoding sodium-dependent bicarbonate transport family permease, with protein MADSAILQNILNPPVLFFFLGMGVIIFKSDLVIPEALSKFFSMYLLFAIGFKGGHELFKTPFSSEHALTLLACSIMATLVPIYAYYILKVKLEKHNAAALAGSFGSISAVTFVTAGAYLHNLNIEYGGFIVAGMALMESPAIVIAVILDRLSKNRANGGGSINWKALLHEALFGSSIYLLVGALIVGYLTGDSGWNAEKPFTEDLFKGILTFFLLDMGISAAKRFKELTHVGFFLIAAAILLMVINASIGLLLTKVIHMPEGDALMFVVLCASASYIAVPAAMKDMIPEANPSIYLTVALSIVFPINIILGIPLYHYLVKAIM; from the coding sequence ATGGCAGATTCGGCGATTTTACAGAACATACTAAACCCACCGGTACTGTTCTTCTTTTTAGGAATGGGAGTCATCATCTTCAAATCAGATTTGGTGATCCCAGAGGCTTTATCGAAATTCTTTTCGATGTATCTACTTTTCGCGATCGGATTCAAGGGAGGCCACGAGCTTTTCAAGACCCCTTTTAGTTCCGAGCATGCACTAACTCTATTAGCATGTAGTATCATGGCTACTTTGGTGCCAATCTACGCTTATTATATTCTTAAAGTTAAATTAGAGAAACATAACGCTGCGGCCTTAGCCGGGTCATTTGGATCTATTAGTGCGGTAACTTTCGTAACTGCAGGTGCTTATCTTCATAATTTAAACATTGAATACGGTGGTTTTATCGTAGCTGGTATGGCTCTTATGGAATCTCCTGCGATCGTAATCGCAGTTATTCTCGACAGACTTTCTAAGAACAGAGCAAACGGTGGCGGATCCATTAACTGGAAAGCTCTTCTTCATGAAGCATTATTCGGATCTTCTATCTACCTTTTAGTAGGCGCTTTAATCGTAGGTTATTTGACTGGAGACAGCGGCTGGAATGCTGAGAAACCGTTTACTGAAGACTTATTTAAAGGAATCCTAACATTCTTCCTTTTAGACATGGGAATCTCCGCGGCAAAAAGATTCAAAGAACTTACTCACGTAGGTTTCTTCCTAATTGCAGCAGCTATTCTTTTAATGGTGATCAACGCGAGCATAGGATTACTTCTTACTAAAGTAATTCATATGCCAGAAGGTGATGCATTGATGTTCGTAGTTCTTTGCGCTTCCGCTTCTTACATCGCGGTTCCAGCAGCAATGAAGGATATGATCCCGGAAGCAAATCCGAGTATCTATCTTACGGTGGCATTATCTATCGTATTCCCGATCAATATTATCCTCGGGATCCCATTGTATCACTACTTAGTTAAAGCTATCATGTAG
- the hslU gene encoding ATP-dependent protease ATPase subunit HslU encodes MSEFLPQTNESKLGDDELTPRQIVSKLDEHIIGQKNAKKAVAIALRNRTRRRKLDPELREEIYPKNIIMIGPTGVGKTEIARRLSKLCGAPFLKVESTKFTEVGYVGRDVESIIRDLAMVSLNLVKQEFRKEVEAKAKERAEEALLDILLPFPTKTSIADPHPPSIGFSTNEAEEEREKRFSETRETMRKKLKAGKLNEQIIEIDIPQAGPQGLPMLQVFGAGNMEDLDNHIQNVLGDLMPKKQKKRKLPIPEALKILEEAEAEKLLDPDKLQREAQKRVEEMGIVFLDEIDKIASREGRAGADVSREGVQRDLLPIVEGATVNTKIGPIVTDHILFIAAGAFHMSKPSDLIPELQGRFPIRVELEKLSMEDFEKILTAPRSSLVKQYQALLETDGIKIEFAPDGIKEIAKIAYDMNEKHENIGARRLNTIMERLLEDLSFEGPDLPENQRSLTIDQKAVESKLKGIVEDKDLSRYIL; translated from the coding sequence ATGAGCGAATTCCTTCCCCAAACAAATGAATCCAAATTAGGGGATGATGAACTCACTCCTAGACAAATCGTTTCCAAATTAGACGAGCATATCATTGGGCAGAAAAACGCCAAAAAAGCTGTGGCGATTGCTCTTCGCAATAGGACTAGACGCAGAAAACTAGATCCGGAATTAAGAGAAGAAATTTATCCTAAAAACATTATCATGATCGGGCCTACGGGAGTAGGAAAAACGGAAATTGCAAGAAGACTTTCCAAACTATGCGGCGCACCTTTTTTAAAAGTAGAAAGTACAAAATTTACAGAAGTAGGTTATGTAGGCCGGGACGTAGAAAGTATTATCAGAGATCTTGCTATGGTTTCTTTAAACCTAGTTAAACAAGAATTCAGAAAAGAAGTTGAAGCAAAAGCTAAGGAAAGAGCAGAAGAGGCTCTGTTGGATATCCTACTTCCATTTCCAACCAAAACTTCGATCGCAGATCCTCATCCTCCTTCTATTGGCTTCTCCACAAATGAAGCAGAAGAAGAAAGAGAGAAAAGATTTTCCGAGACCCGTGAAACAATGAGAAAAAAACTCAAAGCCGGGAAACTGAACGAACAAATTATAGAGATAGATATTCCTCAAGCAGGTCCGCAAGGACTTCCGATGCTGCAAGTATTTGGCGCAGGAAATATGGAAGATTTAGACAATCATATCCAAAATGTTTTGGGCGATCTAATGCCTAAAAAGCAAAAAAAGAGAAAATTACCGATCCCGGAAGCTCTCAAAATTTTAGAAGAAGCAGAAGCTGAAAAACTTTTAGATCCTGACAAGTTACAAAGAGAAGCTCAAAAGCGAGTAGAAGAAATGGGCATCGTATTCTTAGACGAGATCGACAAGATCGCAAGTAGAGAAGGAAGAGCAGGCGCAGATGTTTCGCGAGAAGGAGTACAAAGAGACTTACTTCCGATCGTAGAAGGTGCAACAGTAAACACAAAGATCGGCCCGATCGTAACAGATCATATTCTGTTTATCGCAGCAGGTGCATTCCATATGTCTAAACCTTCTGATCTTATTCCAGAGTTACAGGGACGTTTTCCGATCAGAGTGGAACTCGAAAAATTATCCATGGAAGATTTTGAAAAGATCTTAACTGCACCTAGGTCTTCTCTAGTAAAACAGTACCAAGCATTACTCGAAACTGATGGGATTAAAATTGAGTTCGCTCCGGATGGGATCAAAGAGATCGCAAAGATAGCCTATGACATGAACGAAAAACATGAAAACATAGGCGCTCGTAGATTAAACACCATCATGGAAAGGTTATTAGAAGATCTAAGCTTCGAAGGCCCGGACTTACCGGAGAACCAAAGAAGCCTTACAATAGATCAAAAAGCAGTCGAGTCCAAACTCAAAGGGATCGTAGAAGATAAAGACCTAAGTCGCTATATTCTTTAA
- a CDS encoding metallophosphoesterase family protein, whose product MKLVHLSDLHFPVALPFTSLKGKMIPGYLNYTFRRRKKYPISLWNAIVRKVKSLNPDAIVISGDITNVSHWKEYDESKKILEPVLGDKTFMIPGNHDRYTDIAAGKKGSDLPYFEKFFSSWMGESIPLKNGYLRIKKIGKLALVGWDSNMPLSVLNAYGYVGEEIVHSTLEYLEKEKLDEYILICHHPIWNPPERQESSGHKMKNREEIAELLKKRPPLAYLHGHVHTNWVKYPDPQKPYYVINSASSTRISDQRHQSGFHLMEWNQTELNIKRFSFSNEEGEFTETQTISYQEKETNGR is encoded by the coding sequence GTGAAATTGGTCCATTTATCGGACCTGCATTTTCCTGTAGCGCTTCCTTTCACTAGTCTGAAGGGTAAGATGATCCCGGGATATTTAAACTATACCTTTCGGCGTAGGAAAAAATATCCGATCTCTCTCTGGAATGCAATTGTTCGAAAAGTAAAATCCTTAAATCCAGATGCGATCGTTATTTCGGGAGACATTACAAACGTCTCTCATTGGAAAGAATACGACGAGTCCAAAAAAATCCTAGAACCTGTACTCGGGGACAAAACATTTATGATCCCTGGAAATCATGATCGTTATACAGATATTGCAGCCGGTAAAAAAGGATCGGATCTTCCTTATTTCGAAAAATTTTTCTCATCTTGGATGGGAGAAAGTATCCCTCTTAAAAACGGATATCTTCGCATCAAAAAAATAGGAAAACTTGCTCTGGTAGGCTGGGACTCTAATATGCCACTCTCCGTGCTGAACGCATACGGATATGTTGGAGAAGAGATAGTACATTCTACATTAGAATATCTGGAAAAAGAAAAACTGGATGAGTACATTCTAATTTGTCATCATCCTATCTGGAATCCTCCGGAACGCCAGGAAAGCTCCGGTCATAAAATGAAAAACAGGGAAGAAATCGCGGAACTTCTGAAAAAAAGGCCACCTTTAGCCTATTTGCATGGTCATGTACATACGAACTGGGTTAAATATCCAGATCCACAAAAACCATACTATGTGATCAATTCCGCGTCCAGTACCAGAATTTCGGACCAAAGACACCAAAGTGGTTTCCATCTAATGGAATGGAACCAAACAGAATTAAATATTAAAAGATTCTCTTTTTCTAATGAAGAAGGTGAATTCACAGAAACACAAACGATCTCATACCAAGAAAAGGAAACAAATGGCCGGTAA